A window of Paenibacillus urinalis genomic DNA:
CTTCCCTGTATAACCATTTTTGAAATGTTAGAATGGAACCTGCGGACTAAAGTCATCTCGACTTGATAAATCGGCATGATAGAATACAACGTCTCCATCCTGTAAAGTAAATCTGTTACCAAAGGAGTCAAACTTAATTCGCTGAGATCCTTCTAATTGCCATTGATTCATTAACGGCGCATTGATGTATTGCAAATGTGGTTTGTTTAGATCACCGTTACGAATGGTTTCGATATCAAAGTTCACGATGATATAGCCATTCTTAAAGAAAATTGGAGAATTATCATCGAGCCCTCCGTGTGTACGTCCATACTCAGCAATATCTGTCCCAACTTCTACCACATAAGGCTCTGCAGGTAAACTGTATTCCCCATACCAATTCTGAACAGCTGCATTCGCACGTTGGACATTCACAGAAGCTGGCAAGTTTGTTTTAGGACCTATAAAGGTACGTAGTTGCTCTGGAAGCAGCAGGAGATTATAGCCACCAACTGGAGTTTTTTGCTTGGTATCTTTACTTATAAACTGTTCCGTGTACTCCTGCTTCGTCATCGATCCGAGTTGCCCCGTTGTATAGTAATTATCGAACTTAAAACTGGCCGTATCGATCATTTCTTCTGTAGGCACATTCCGAAGTCGATCATTCATAATGACATAGCGCTGTACCTTATCTTCTTCTGATCCAATCTTCACAAAATTACTCTCATTGGTTTTGTAATAAAGATCTACTGGAAAGCGATACTGACCATCTTTTGATACAAAGTGGAACGTCGGAGTAATTCGTATTCCATCTTCTTTGCCGAACATATTTCCTTTAGTTTTAAAGTCGAATTTGAAGTGATAACCGGTTTTCACAGCTACATTTTTATAACCCTCTGCAGGATGACTACCAGGAAGAATTGGCAAAGTATATTGCTCGGAGTTTCCACGAGGAGCACCATCTATGCCGTTCATTCCAACCCAATATGATAAACCTGTAGGTAGTGTACTACCTATTTGCGTACGGAAAACGGACTCCCAATTGTAATCAGCTATATCAGTTACTTGAAAATCGTACAGCCGGCCAATCACTTCGATGGAAACTTCATCGACAGCTACGTGGTTCACTAAGTCAAGATTTGCATCATACTGATATGGTAACTCTGGAGGAGCGTTCTCAGCTATGTTCCTGAAATACACCTGATAATCACCTTCATCAACCCATACTGGAAGGAAGAACTCTGTATCAAGCTGATTTACAGGAATATCAATCCAGGTATTCTTTGGATAAAATTGTGTTCGGCTACTGTTATAAACATCGAATGGAAACTGGACTTGTTTGGTTCTGAAATACTTTGCGTAATCACGATTACCGTAACCTGGATAATTCGTATGTTGTCCATTCGTCGGTATCCGAACTGTAAATGGTCGATCCAATATGAATGCAGCACGATTATAGTTCGGGTTCGTCTTCTGATTATGTTCGCGGTCATCCGTTACCGAGGAGTAGTTCACAACGGGCGTATGAACGGTTACGGTATTTATCCCGTATATCGGGAAATTCTTATTACTACCACCGTTAATATTACCTTCCATGAGACCATAGTAAATTGTCCCAGAACTTGTTGTATTTGCTCGGTTAGTCTTACTACTACTGATAATGTTCCCAGGCTTATACAACACGTTTTCATTAATTTGAGGCGGCTCAGGAATTGTACTCGGCGTTGGTCCGCTTTCATCAACACGGCTGCCACTCATGATAGTAGCTCCGTTAAATACAAGCGAGTCATTCGTCACTTCTACCTTCTTAACACCTTCTTCAGCAACGCTCTGCAAGTTTTCACTTGGTGGTGATGGTGGACTCGAATAAGAGCTTCCACCGAAAGATCCTGGCGGTGCAATAATTGGATTTGGCGGTGATGGCGGATAGAAGGCGCCCGTTTGATCCACTGTAAATTCTGGTGGCTTATACCCCTGTGGGGTGATGCTTATCTGATCACCTGGTAATGCGTAATTTTTGAGCTGCCCTTCATCAATTTTGTATACTTCTAAGTTATCAATCACCCAATATGAATAAGGCCGTTCAACTGTATACTGTTGCACTACCGTTTCAGGAGTCTGTTGAGGATCCGGAATTGTTGTTGGTTCTCCATTCGGTCCAGGTGGACCTGGTTGACCAGGATCCCAGTGCAATGTCCAAGTCTTTTCTACATTAACTGTAAAAGTACATACCCCAGACATCTGGACGAAAGAATGTTGAGCAAGGTAGTTTCGAGCCAGGATATTTCCATATAAGCTCTCTGATGTTGGAATACCTTGTAACACGTCAAATTGTTCACTGCCTCGTTGATCAGCCAAGATTTTAGCTGTTACGACTGGATCCATGTATCGTCCATCAATAGTAGTTCCAGGAGTTGGTGCTGTACAACTAGCTTCAGGAATTTCCGGATCAGGCGGCGGTGGATTCCCCTCTTTCTTATAGTAAAAGTTCACATAGTAAATAGGGAAGGTAGCATCATACTTAAAGCCACTCGGATCTCCGGGCGTAATTTCTCCACCGCTTGGAGGTGCAACCGTACTTTTTTTATGGCCAACGTATGTATATTCCTCGGTGCCTGGTGTGTGGGTGAATCTATAGTCTACGTTTTTCTCAAGCTTCTCTTCCCGATCCTGAAATCCATCTATGTTATTTAGTCTTTGCCCCGTCGTCGTCCAGTGTTGGACGATGGCTTTTCCTTCTTCTGGTTCAAGTTCAATCGTGAACAGTGTAGGAAAGAAATAACGCCAACCTTCTACATTCTCTCCGAAAACTTGGCCGTTTTCAGTTTCTTCTTCAAGCCTCCTATCGACCTGCTTTACAGCTTCCAAAGTCCCATTCAACACGAAAACTTCCTTCCTGCCCGACATTTGTTCCTTTGCCTACAACAGGCGTGTTTCTATAATTATTGTAATTCCTTGTTGAAGTGGCATCTTGATAGTATTGTTTGCGATTTACAGCCAATTCTCCCGTTCTCGAAGTTTCAAATGTCTCATCTGCAAGCTCCCAGTTAAAATCAAAAGGTTTAATTCTAATGTCTTTAATCTTACGGCTCGAACCAAACGTAAATTCATATGTTCCACCATCTACAACTGCGACTGTATCTCCTGGTTTATGGCCGCCGCCAGTCCATTGCCCCGAATTGTTTTTCCAAACCTCGTAATATACCATCCCTACGAAGTAGTATAGATTCGGATTGTCCTCGTCCTGAAGAAGGCGATTTGAGCTAATTGGAAAAACTGCTGCCTCGGCCTTCCCTGGATGAAGTGTAAACACGACGAGAATAGAAGATAGAATAAGTACCGCACTGAGTAAGGAGCTCATCATCTTTTTCATTCGGCTCGTTGTGCTCCTTACTTGAATGGATTAACAATGACAACTGCATAATTCTCTAAGTCGCCATCTTCCAGCAAAATATAATCCGCCTGATTAATTTTGAAGTTTCTCCAACCCTCATAGCTTTCAATGTATTTTCCAGTTTGGAACTTATCTGACCGACTTACCACAGGATAATGATTCATGGCCGTTTTATCACCGTTATTAATAAAAGCCGCATCTAAAACTTGACGACCTTTCGCATAATCGTTCTTAACAAGGAATGAAACTGGATTTCCTCTTTGACTGCTTCTAATCTGAACCAAATCATCTCCTGTTACTTGGTTCTTAACAATATTTAAACTGTAGACTACTTGACTATTTCCCAACTGAATTGGAAGGTCACTTTCCTTAATGATCTTTACTCCTGAATATGCTTTATCATTCAAGTTTGTAAATGCACTCTTTGTTTTCGTATACGCCTTGAACTCGCTCAATTTCGTAAGCTTGAATTCCTTATCGTCTGTGCTTCGGAAATCTTTCTCCCCGATCCAGACCCAGCGGCTGATTTTGTCCCATTCTACTTTTTGACCGAGTCCTTCACTTACGAGACGAATCGGAACAAACGTCCGGTTCTGCTTCAGGATGATTTTTGTACCATAGTCCTTTTTCTTTCCGTTGACTAAAGCTGTCGTTCGGCCAACTGTCATCTTCACCGTGTGATCCTTACTTGTAATACCTACAGTTTGAACCTTTCCTGTTTTGGAATAGCTAACTTTAGCTCCGAGTGATTCCGAAACGAAACGGATCGGCACCATCACGCTGCCTTGAGCATCTTGAAATGGTTTTGCATCTGGAAAACTCATTTTGTTGGTGTTAAGAAGAACTTCTACTTGTTGAGAACTAGCTAAAGCGGACCCGGAAGTGAATCCTAACATTCCAAACGCTAGCACACCCGTCATGATAGTTAAAACTGTCTTTTTCATATCTTTTACTCCTTATCTAAATTATTTAATTTCTTGTCCTTAATGAGCCTATAAAGGGTATGAGGAAACAATTGTTAGCGATGAGCTATCAATGGAGACAAAGATATAATAAATTTCAAATGCTCACTTCCCTTCAAGAAATGTCTTCATTATTATTGTATTAAATATTGTGTTATAACACAACACAATACAGACTTTTTATTATTATTTATTGTTTTGATTTGTACACACCTTCGGGAAATATCCTTTCATTGCAGCTTCTTTTTCACTCGAAAACGCTTGTTCTATTCGATATCGAAAGCTACAAGATTCTCTGTAGTAATATTTCAATCCGGTTGAAGGATCCACTGCTGCATAAATTACCGGCGCTTTAACCAACCTCCCTCCTCCAAACGCATAATTGTTGTAAAATTGATCACCTATTGGAATCCCCTGGATAAAGGCCATAATTCCGATATCATCCACGGTATTGACCCAATCCTCTTGGGATATTGTAGGAAGTGTAAAAGTGTAGCTGATACCACTACGGGTCATAACTTCATTGTGTTTATTGATGAAATAAGCTAGGTCTTTTTGAACATTGCTGACAATCCAACTTTTTCTTGCTTCTTCAAACTGAACCGTACTGTTCAGGATCTGAATATCTGTTTTGTTTTGTAATTCCCATTGGTACCCCTCTATCCATTTTCGGTCAGAAGCGTCAAATGCATAAACGTAACTATCCAGAGTAAAATTCAAACTGTTGCCCTGTGAATCTGTGTAAGCATATGGTTTTTTAGGACGCCACATATGTTTCATTTCAGTTGTTCCATCAGCATTTTTGTACTCGCTAAGGGTATACAACCAGTACCCATCATAATCTAGCACGACTACAGCTGGTATGTAGGAAGCAAGGGTACTTTGTCCAACTGGATCATTCTGTACTTCAAAATTCAAATATAGTGTTTTAAAAAAAGTATCGATTGCCTGTTCTTTGTTTGCTTTAAAGTATTTTGAAGACTGATAACCAGCTTCGTATTCTTGCATTTCATTGATGTTTAGCATAAATCCAGCATCTTGCGCTGCTGTCTTAAGAGCTGCATCATATTTGTCTTCTAGCTGCGCTACGAGCATAAGGTCATTTGTACGCAGATCCAAAACATAGTAGAAAGGGAAAAAGAAAAGGACAAAGACGATGGCCAGGTTAGTAATCCTCATTGAGTACCATCCCTCCATAATTCATATAGATCTTTGGCACATCCCCGCTGTTACCTACCAATATAAAATCTTGCATTATAGTTGACATCGTTCGATTTTTATTTTTGACAGAAACGGTAATAAAATCATTTAGTGCGAGCTTATATTTTCTTGAATCGTTGTCTGCAGGAATATTAGTTTCTGGAAAAAGAACCTTCATGATTTCTTCGGTATAATGACCTTCATAATATGTATCAAAAGAGTTTTGGAATGTTGCTGGATTTGCTGGGTCTGAATAGACAGGATTATACTTTTTGTGCATGTGCTCTAACGTTACGTCGTACACATTCCCTGTCTCCCCAAGTTTCTTATTAAACTGCAGATACATCTCAGGTGAGATATATCCTTTCGTTCTTACTGCGTCTACAAATTCGGTAACTGTCTGATGGACTACAGTTTGAATCTGGTTATCATGACGTACCGTGGACTGATACAATGGATACAACATCATTAATATCAGAGCAATAAATCCAGCTACAAGTTTAGAAAATATGTCCATCAATTCATCCCCTAGTTAAAAATGATCTTTGTTAATTCGCCTTTAGTATTTCTCTCATACACAACGCTATATGATTTATTGGGATCGATGTGAGAAACATCGGTATTATCAATAGTCAAATTTTTAGTAAAAAGTATGTCTTCAACTTCAATGTCTGCGTTGATTTCTTGAATTCGAAAGATACTGTAAATGACTTGTGCTCCAGAATATAATTCCTCGCCAACCTCTTGAATTGTACTGAATACGCGATGATCTTCATTGGCTCGGACCTGAGGCAAATTGTTTGTACTTTGTTCTTGCGAAACTAGTCCCCAGAGTGCAAAAGATGCTGCAGATATAAAGATTAATATTGCAGTTGCTAAAGAAATGGAAGTTTCGGTATTCTCATTCATGAACAAGATCTCCCTTAATTTTATGGGAGGGATTCCCTTCAAGAGCCTAGGAATCCCATGTAATATCTTTTAATCATCCTTGAGTAAAAATGATTCCGCGTACGACATTGTTCTTATCGTAAACAACTTTAGAGTAGAACTTTCCGGATGGGTTGATATAGTTGCTGCTTGTTTGATCTTGTGCAGTGGTAATACTAATATTTTTTGTATCTCCTACGATTTCACCAGCAGCATTAAATGCATTTCCGTAAGTCATACTTCCACCTTTACCTGTAACTACTGTTAATCCAAATTGATCTTGGTTCATATACTGACGCACAGCATTCAATACTTGGCTACCAGTCATGGACGAATTATCGTAGTTGTTGTACTCCGATTGTGATAATGTTTGTTGAATTCCTGTCATTTTTTCTTGGCCAGTTTTCGCTCCTGCTTGGAAGACACCGAAAAGTAAAACTACCAATGTAATTAGTGCGATTGTCAGCATTATACCTCCGGATAATCGCAATCCGGTATTTGTTGATTCTTCCATTTTCTCTCTTCCCTTCGGCTAAATATTCATTATTTGTTGCATCGTCTGATCCATTTGTCCAATGGATACATAAATCATAGGAAACAATAGGTATAAAAAGATCAGCAGATATGCAGGTGCCCAACCACAAATTCTTCCCCACACAACTTTTTTACTAATGAGTCGATTCATGCGATCAATCTTTTGTTCCCTATGAAACTCTTGCTCCATTTCCAAATCATCAAAAGCCTCAATAAGTGGTATCTTTTCAAGTGCCAGCTGCAGTCGATTAACGATTCTCACAAATGAGATAAACGGTGCATCATCTTTAAGTTCTTCAAGTGCCCTTTCTGGACCACTGTCAAAGTTAGCGATGCACTTCCGTAGTGTGGGCTTAAATATTATGCTATATCTCTCCATCCATTCGAGGATTGACTGCACATTCATTCGTTCAAATTGACTAAGAATAGAAATCACCACATGGAATTGATCTACTTCATTTTGAATTTCCATGATTCTCATCTTTCTCTGGAATTGAGTCAACCATAGTGGAATGAAGAATCCGATACAGGCACCACCGATAGCAATGAGCAGCTCCCACCACCTAAAGTACTGATTGTTGAGAACTTCTATTTTCTCAATGATCCTGGTCACGGTATTATTTAAAGCAGCGCTTTCTGATGGAGCATCTGGCATTAATATTACCCTTTCTAAAACTGCTTCCCTGGTAAGAGTATCAGCCCCTTTCAAGTCACGAATTAGTGCATTATCAAAGTCTGTAAGTTCTTTTCCTCTTAATTTTTCTTCATCCGTCATGTAGCCCATCAAGTGTGATGCCTCTGTTGTTAGATTGGTATAAATTTGATGACTTGTATTCCAATGAAGAAAAAAGGAAAGCACGATGACCCCGATAAAGCAGGTCAAACTCACAACTATTCGTTGTATATAGAACCACTCAATCGTAAGTGGTGAGTTTGATTCTTTTAATAAAAGCGTTACTTCATAATGTTTTCTTGTTCTTTTAGAAGGTACAACACGGTCAATAATCCAACTTACACCAGGCCATTCATATACATGCTTCTCCCAATTTCGTCTAGATGTGGTCGTCATGTATCTTGATTCCTCAATCTCACTAATCTTGCGGACAAGCAAATAGAAAATAATGCACGCTGAATAAATGATTATCCGCAAAATATAGCCAATATTTCCGGAGTAAAATTGATTCATAATCGGGAAGTAAGTTGTTGCCCAGGTTTCAATCGGAAAAGTGAGGAGAATCGGTAATAATGCGAACAAAGACAAGTTACTAAGCTTATAACTTAGACGTCTTCTTCTTAGGACATCATCCCTGATCTCTCGAACCAGCTTGCTTAGAGCATTAAGAAACATAGATCCCTTAGAAACCAAACGGTCACCGTACTCCATTACTAAAAATGAGACACCAGCGAACATTTTTAAGTACCTATTAGGAACTACTGTATAGAAAGCTTCAAGGTCTTTCTTAGGATCTTTTGCAGTGAGTATCTCATGAATACGCTCCGCCTGAAGTTTCATATCATGAGGGGAACGTTGTGCCCCTTGGTAAATCGCTTCATCAACCAATTTCAATTCTTGATAGTCATGACGAACTTCTTCAAGATAATTTACTAACTGTACAAGGAGCCGATCTTCAACACGCTTGACAAAAACATTAATGAGTAAAGTATTAAGAACGATAACACCCATGATTGAAAAGAGGACCATTACAAGGTTTTTACTGAAGATAGCCATAAGCGCAATTACAAGAAAGGAAATGGCAAGAACCTTCAGTGTAATCCGCATTGTCTCTCTTCTCAGTGTAAGCTCGTCATAAGGATTAATGGTTGCGAGACGAAACCGAACCTGTCTGATGAGTTTACCTAGAACAGGTAATTTCGATAACTCAACGTAAGACTTCTGATAGAACACGAGAAGTCTCTTATTGCTCTCCTTCTTAGACCCAAATGTCGATGTCTTATTTTTTCGAACTGAGACATAGTGGTAAACGCTTGATAAGACTAAAGCTATCAAACAAATAATCAACAATATTTGGATGTTAATCATAACTTACATGCCCCCAATGTTTGTTTAGGAAGGCTTTGAAATCACTTGCATCCTTAGGAGGCATAATCGCAAGCATTTGCTGTACTTTTTCCTTGGATAGAGGCTCACCAGCTACATATTTACCGTCCAGGTACTCTACAATGTTACGATCTTTCCATACGCGTCCTGTTTTCCGCAGGAGTTCCTCTTTTTTAATTGCTATAAGTGCATCCATCTTGGACTCGAGAGTATCTCCGGACTTGATCTCTAGAAGTTCTGAGTCATCATGCTCTTGATAAATACATTCAGTTATACGTTCAATATAACGGTGACCAGTGTTGCTTCTTTCAACATGGACATCCAACTCAATGACTTTAGCCACCTGCTCTTCAGCAGTTTTTTGATCCGTAGCTGCTTGAGTGTTAATTAATGAATTTCGCAATGACCACATAAGGTCTCTAAAAGTTTTGGCATGGTGAGTAAAAACCGTAAATAAACTTGCGACTTGTCCCATCTTAATCATCCATGCAGCCACCTCATCAGTAGCGACTTCTCCTAATAGATTGACGGTTCCATCTGTTTTCTTCTGCAAATCAAGGCCTTGTTGACCAGTTATATAGTCCGTTTCACGAAATGCGATTGTATTCCGCTGTGGATACAGTTTCCGCAGGTTAAGTTCAAAAGCCATTTCTTGAATGCGTAAGTTATATACTGCTGGGATATACTTGACTGCTGCCATCATAAGAGACGTTTTACCAGAACCTTGTGGTCCAGTAATAGCAGTAATGCGAGCACCTTTCATTAGAAACTTCATCAACTCTCTAGGGAGCTCTGCATTTTCTGCTGTTTCATCTGATATCAGATTTTCTAAAGACATGTTTGGAAGGTCAAATTTTCGAACCCAGAATGCCCAGCTTTCTGAAAAAGGCGGTCGGACTACAACAACCCGCGAACCATCTTTCAACTCATTTACTTTGAAACCTGTCTGTTCTGTCATTTGACTCGGATTGTCATATTTATAGATGTTGTTGACGATTCTCTTTAGCTCCAACTCAGAATTAAAACTGAGAAAAGATAAATGAATTGATTTTCCTTTATAGAAAATCCATACACTTTCGTATCCGTGGTGTTTAATTTTTTTCATAGAGTTCATCAAATCCACTTCATCATCAAGCAGCTGCATTGAGCTAGGCACACCGGAAACCCCACCAGAAACGCCATCAACTCTCATGTTAAGGATGTCATCAATAACACCATATCCTTTGTACTGTGAGTACACTCTCTGAACCACAACACTCAATCTATCCTGGAAATCCAGTTTAGTGTTCGCAAGTTCTGTCTTAAAGACCTTATTGATTTCTTCACTTGTGATAATGTAAGATTCTGTCGTTCCGTCTTCAATTTCTGATTTTAATTCATCGAGTTGATACTGACTTATCAGCTGCTCCAGTCCCTTAAATCCGAACTTCTTTTTATATAAATGAAGAAGGATATCAAACTTATCTTGATCACTTAATTTTTTGGGATCATTAAATGGGATGATCCAGTTAATATTCTCTTCATTGATCCCATACTTCCGTTCAAGTAGATCGTATATGTATTGCTTGAGATATACTTTCTCTTGAATATCACCGGTATTCGCGTTTTTAAGGGCTTTTTCCAGTTCCACTACTATTGCTTTTCGTCGTTCATACTCTTCATCAGATAAACCTAAATCCAGTAAATTCGTATTGATAAAATCACTTATCGTCCTTTTTACAAAGCCGAGTATCTGATCGATTTCATATCGTTTCCTGTCCATTTCATCTTTTTTAGATACTTGCTGGACGGGTTTGCGTCGTAATTTTAAAGTCAAAAACAATATAAGACCGATCAAAATGAGGACGATAATCAGATAGTTTAAAGTCGTCCCCATTAAGACACTCCTTTCTCAATACTTTTAATCTTTGTGTTGACTCCTACTTCCGTAAGAATGAATTCCGCTGCTCTACGTACTTCCTGCATGAAGTAATAATTATCATGATTTCTTGTGATGTATCGATTTTTCATGAAGAATCCCTTTATATCTCCATCATTGTAGTGATCTCTGAAATTAGTATTGTAAGGAATTGAGAGAATTGGACCTTTGTAACGGTATTTATTGGCTATGTTTTTAATTTTGTATTTTGATTCAACGTCATACTGACCAACCATCAAAACGTGAGGCTTGTTATGCAGTTCCTCAGGCCAGTAGGTTTTACTTTCAAAGTACTTTTCTAAAACATTTATGTTCTGGTTAACACATACAACTATTAGATCCGAACTCTGAAGCATGGCTTTTCCTACTTCGCTATTCGTTCCACTATGAAGATCTAGCAGCATGGCATCATAATAAGTGCTTGCCTTCTCATATATAATTTTCAATACATCCGTCGATTCTTCAAATTGTGTTTGGTTAGGTTTTCCACTATTCTTCAAGAAATCAAGGCGATCCCTTTCAATGAATAACGAGTTGTTCCTGATGGAATCATTTTGTAACTTGCCTGAACGGACAGCTCGCTCTAAAGCATCAATACCAATTCCTGTGAAATCAAAAAATTCTGGATTAGATTGTTGCAAAGCCTTTCGGAAAGCCTGTTCTAAGGTGACGTCGGACCATTGAGGCTGCGAACAAAGAGTTCGGATCTGATATTCCATTCCAACCAGTGCTGCTATCGCAGCGGTATTACTTGTAACTCCTAAGCCATGCTGGTATCCCCAAAATACAATTTGCCCCATCCTTAACCTCTCCTTTCAGTTTGCTTCCATAGATTTAAAGTTTCTTTTGGGCTCTGCTCAAGAATTCGTGATACGATTGACCTGATCACATCTTTGTATGGTCCTGAAATCCCCTTAAGTTTTACCGTACTGGAGAATTGATTATTGGTTTTTCTTGTTAAGTCACGCTCGTCCGGATAGTAAGTCAAAGTATCCTCCCAATGGATAGGGTGTCTTTCTAAGAGATCATTAAGATAGGACTCGTTATGAGTACCATTGACCTCAAATAATACTTTAGTAAAAGGGTAGAGCTCAGAAATCATCTTTTCTTGGAAGTATGATTGAAGGAGCTTTGCATTACTCTGCATAACCGGATTCTCAAATGAAGAGACCAAGTAGTACATGTCGGCTAACGGCCAATTTCTCAGGGCCTCTTCATTTTCTGCATCTATTAGTACGATATCGTACTCACCTTTTTTTAGATGCACTTCCAAATCACTGTAGCTTTTTAATCCTTCAGCAACATCAAAGTGATCATACTCCTGAAGAGTAGTATTCATCTCCACTTTCGGATAGGCATGCATATATCTACTAGTTAATGTGCAGTCAGCTATCAAAACTCTCTTCACTTGTGATACTAGCTTGGCAATGTAAAACAACAGATCAGTTTTATCGTAATTTCCTACAAAGAGAATATGCTTCATAACTGCCTCCTACTCTGTTACCGTAGCATCAACTGGGACACTCACATTGTTATCTGTGAAAACAGCTTCTGAGTTTTGGGGAGTTTGCTGCTGATCGAGCAATGAATTCCCCGTAACTGTTGAGGTCTCAGCTACCTCTTCAGTTTCCTTCTTGGTTCCGTTCTTGCCGTTACTATAATCCTGTCTTTGCTTCTCAGTCATAGATTGCAAATCACTTTCAAGCTTCTGACGATATCTTCGTTCTAGCTCCGTTGTTGCAACATCTATAATATTGGGATCAGAATCGATCAAATCTAAGACCTTTTCATTAGCAGGGTACGTAATAGCAGCCTCATTTTGCATGTGTGGATCCACATAGGTTAATGCGTAAATTGTGGCATCATTGATATAAGCGTCCACAATGGCACTAGACATTGTTAAGATTTCTTGCTCGTCCATCTCATACCAAATGGTTCCATTGGCTAAGTCTTTAACTTTTTTCTTGGATAGTACTATGTAGTCTTGGCCTGTTGGAAACTTAACGCGGACATCGACAAATTCATCCTTCTCCAGTTTGCTTGGAAGCTCGATAAGGCGAAACTCTTGGTTTCTCAAATCATCAGGTGTTATTCCATCTTCATAAAGCATCGAGTCGGTGATAGGTGTATTCTTTTTCAAATTAATCTTTGTGTACTTTCCTACAATATCATTAGCATGCATAACGTTTTCTGGTACTGCTCTTTTCGGAACATTTATGGTTACAAGGTCCGATTCATGTAGAATATCACCAGCCTCGTAATCGTCTGCAGCTACCTGAACGGCTATTGTTTCTTCTTCTAACTGCATTTGTGCAAAG
This region includes:
- a CDS encoding DUF5704 domain-containing protein, with amino-acid sequence MNGTLEAVKQVDRRLEEETENGQVFGENVEGWRYFFPTLFTIELEPEEGKAIVQHWTTTGQRLNNIDGFQDREEKLEKNVDYRFTHTPGTEEYTYVGHKKSTVAPPSGGEITPGDPSGFKYDATFPIYYVNFYYKKEGNPPPPDPEIPEASCTAPTPGTTIDGRYMDPVVTAKILADQRGSEQFDVLQGIPTSESLYGNILARNYLAQHSFVQMSGVCTFTVNVEKTWTLHWDPGQPGPPGPNGEPTTIPDPQQTPETVVQQYTVERPYSYWVIDNLEVYKIDEGQLKNYALPGDQISITPQGYKPPEFTVDQTGAFYPPSPPNPIIAPPGSFGGSSYSSPPSPPSENLQSVAEEGVKKVEVTNDSLVFNGATIMSGSRVDESGPTPSTIPEPPQINENVLYKPGNIISSSKTNRANTTSSGTIYYGLMEGNINGGSNKNFPIYGINTVTVHTPVVNYSSVTDDREHNQKTNPNYNRAAFILDRPFTVRIPTNGQHTNYPGYGNRDYAKYFRTKQVQFPFDVYNSSRTQFYPKNTWIDIPVNQLDTEFFLPVWVDEGDYQVYFRNIAENAPPELPYQYDANLDLVNHVAVDEVSIEVIGRLYDFQVTDIADYNWESVFRTQIGSTLPTGLSYWVGMNGIDGAPRGNSEQYTLPILPGSHPAEGYKNVAVKTGYHFKFDFKTKGNMFGKEDGIRITPTFHFVSKDGQYRFPVDLYYKTNESNFVKIGSEEDKVQRYVIMNDRLRNVPTEEMIDTASFKFDNYYTTGQLGSMTKQEYTEQFISKDTKQKTPVGGYNLLLLPEQLRTFIGPKTNLPASVNVQRANAAVQNWYGEYSLPAEPYVVEVGTDIAEYGRTHGGLDDNSPIFFKNGYIIVNFDIETIRNGDLNKPHLQYINAPLMNQWQLEGSQRIKFDSFGNRFTLQDGDVVFYHADLSSRDDFSPQVPF
- a CDS encoding copper amine oxidase N-terminal domain-containing protein, whose translation is MKKTVLTIMTGVLAFGMLGFTSGSALASSQQVEVLLNTNKMSFPDAKPFQDAQGSVMVPIRFVSESLGAKVSYSKTGKVQTVGITSKDHTVKMTVGRTTALVNGKKKDYGTKIILKQNRTFVPIRLVSEGLGQKVEWDKISRWVWIGEKDFRSTDDKEFKLTKLSEFKAYTKTKSAFTNLNDKAYSGVKIIKESDLPIQLGNSQVVYSLNIVKNQVTGDDLVQIRSSQRGNPVSFLVKNDYAKGRQVLDAAFINNGDKTAMNHYPVVSRSDKFQTGKYIESYEGWRNFKINQADYILLEDGDLENYAVVIVNPFK
- a CDS encoding ABC transporter permease: MEESTNTGLRLSGGIMLTIALITLVVLLFGVFQAGAKTGQEKMTGIQQTLSQSEYNNYDNSSMTGSQVLNAVRQYMNQDQFGLTVVTGKGGSMTYGNAFNAAGEIVGDTKNISITTAQDQTSSNYINPSGKFYSKVVYDKNNVVRGIIFTQG
- a CDS encoding ATPase, T2SS/T4P/T4SS family; the protein is MGTTLNYLIIVLILIGLILFLTLKLRRKPVQQVSKKDEMDRKRYEIDQILGFVKRTISDFINTNLLDLGLSDEEYERRKAIVVELEKALKNANTGDIQEKVYLKQYIYDLLERKYGINEENINWIIPFNDPKKLSDQDKFDILLHLYKKKFGFKGLEQLISQYQLDELKSEIEDGTTESYIITSEEINKVFKTELANTKLDFQDRLSVVVQRVYSQYKGYGVIDDILNMRVDGVSGGVSGVPSSMQLLDDEVDLMNSMKKIKHHGYESVWIFYKGKSIHLSFLSFNSELELKRIVNNIYKYDNPSQMTEQTGFKVNELKDGSRVVVVRPPFSESWAFWVRKFDLPNMSLENLISDETAENAELPRELMKFLMKGARITAITGPQGSGKTSLMMAAVKYIPAVYNLRIQEMAFELNLRKLYPQRNTIAFRETDYITGQQGLDLQKKTDGTVNLLGEVATDEVAAWMIKMGQVASLFTVFTHHAKTFRDLMWSLRNSLINTQAATDQKTAEEQVAKVIELDVHVERSNTGHRYIERITECIYQEHDDSELLEIKSGDTLESKMDALIAIKKEELLRKTGRVWKDRNIVEYLDGKYVAGEPLSKEKVQQMLAIMPPKDASDFKAFLNKHWGHVSYD
- a CDS encoding flagella basal body P-ring formation protein FlgA — translated: MSKIRFRQKQLILAGSIGGIVVLLICVTIGYFYFKHIEGKNETERNILEEQRDFAQMQLEEETIAVQVAADDYEAGDILHESDLVTINVPKRAVPENVMHANDIVGKYTKINLKKNTPITDSMLYEDGITPDDLRNQEFRLIELPSKLEKDEFVDVRVKFPTGQDYIVLSKKKVKDLANGTIWYEMDEQEILTMSSAIVDAYINDATIYALTYVDPHMQNEAAITYPANEKVLDLIDSDPNIIDVATTELERRYRQKLESDLQSMTEKQRQDYSNGKNGTKKETEEVAETSTVTGNSLLDQQQTPQNSEAVFTDNNVSVPVDATVTE